The window ATAAAAACGGCGGAAACTTTTCGACCAGATTTGCACAATTTTCCCTAAACACAATGTAACCTGTCTTTCGTTTCAAGTGACTGAACACAACACAGAAGGAAATCAGAACCGACCAATCAGAAGGCTGCGTTTTGAACACTAGACTCgaattatgcaaaaaacttcAAACATTACATCCGCAAATTAATCCCGGTATTTGACAAGTAGATAGATCCTTTATAAAGGTTTGGAAAATACACTTCCGAGAAAACTATGTTTATTTTTTAGGTTGATGTTAAATCGGCTAAATCTTTTCGCGAGCTAACACGGGACAGGATCAGTCTAACGTCACTAAGCACTGGCCAAACGAACTAATTAACTAAACGCAACTTATATAGTTAGGCCCTTAGCCAAACGGGGATGCCGAGCCAAAATCTGAgtaaaggggtagtttctaaagaaactgtggtgctgcgtcggtggggaagtagtatacaaaaatttggttttatcaacggagttgataatgtaaattggccaccgtacagagattctaaaagctgacgtttcgagcgttagcccttcgttagccgattcgctctgacgaagggctaacgctcgaaacgtcagcttttagaatctctgtacggtggccaatttacattatcaactccgttgataaaaccaaaatctgagtagcctgcgagcaagctctctttcggggCGGGCGGCGCCGCCCACCCAccccgaaagagagcttgctcgcaggctaaaaTCTGAGAGATGTTTCAAAACTTTGTCAAACAGTGTCGGATTTCCTTGAACTTATCACTGATAGTAGTTGCAAACAATGGGAACAAAGAAACATTTCATCGGCTTTCACCTTCCTGGCTAGACTTCACGGTTTATTCCACGTttgccccattttttttacagtaGTTGTTTCAGGTGATGTCTTCCAGCAAACACTTCCgaatctgaaagaaaaaatgtCCCCATGTTTATAGGCGTAAATACTAGGAGATGGCtgaattgacaaaaaaaaaaacagccagaAATAGACTCCCAAGGAAACCATTGCGGGGACACTGAACGATGACGCCCACTACCTTCGCCTGGATGCCTGTTTTTTTGTCGCGTCAATCGGTTCGAAAAATCTGTTTACTTGATTATTGGCAACAGATCACGCAGCAAAGTGTAAGTGTATCATGTTCACTTTTATCAAGGCCGACCGTCTTAGCAACAAGTTTGATAATGCAAAAAGGCAATTTTATGTATACATTTTGCCACATGAGCACGTTTCTACATACGAGGCTTTGTTCGTTGCCTTTGCGCCACAATATTGTAGAAAGATTGACGACACCACTTAGAAGTAATTAAATCTGGAAAATCACACTTCCCAAAAAGACCTAACAATTAAATAAAATGGATTTTGTTCTCGAAACTCCTTAGGCGTTGTTAGACACTCCCAGCAGCTCTCTGGCGACATCATATGGTTACACCAAACGGACTTCCGGATCACAACCGGATTCAGCGGCGAAGGGTGTGGTTCTTAGATCatatctacgttgtatcggctcttgcttaaaatatttagtttcttaaATCGGTGTGGATGGAACTTTTGAGTGGACAGGTCATGTAACTCCTTGTGTAACCCTAaccttcttttatttttcatgtaTGGTAGTGAATGTTAAATGTCTGACTTATAATTTATTTGCCTGATGCAAGAAGGGTCCGAGTTAAATCAATTAGAATGTCGGGTAGGGATCGGACGGACGAGGAGACATTGTCATATATAGTAAACGACTTCTGACTTTGAGAATTAACGATTGGAAGTGGAGCTGTTTGAGGAGGAAAGTGTTCACAAGTTGTGAATGTTTTTGTCTGTGGTTTAGAAAAATCAATATCGAACTGATCAATTTGCTGACATTCTCCTAATCACACTAAAAACACGATAAAAATCATCATAAAATCGCGGTTAAAAACCACAAAGTATACATTGACTTCCTTACTGACAAAGAACTTTTCTGGTCATTGTCGTACTGAAACTCAaaggtttggttttatcaaatggATTCGctgtgacgaagggctaacgctcgaaacgtcagcttttagaatctctgtacggtggtcaacttacattatcaactccgttgataaaaccaaatttttgtatactacttccccaccgacgcagcaccacagtttctttagaaactgccCCGATCATTCATCTGAAACTCAAAGGGTTTGGCCGATTTGGTTTCCAAACAACTTCCGGTGTTCACGCTAAGCATTGCCATGTTTGGACACCGAAACAAATTTCATGACAtctgccaacatttttaatcaacaacAACACTGGCAATGCAATATATAAGGAATAATTGCACGAGCGATCCTATtcaattgttgtttttaaattttaaattgaacCCTTAAATCGGTGCATTTTAATAGTAACGTTAACTAAATATAACGAAGTAAGCAACATAGGTGCacgttttattttgtttgaatgATTCAACCACACATTAATCAGTTTTTGACTAAAAGAAAGCTTTTCGCTATTTCGTGATTTTTTCGTTCCGAAATTTTCGATTTTGCCCTTTCGTTCGCTTTGAAACCACATTCAATATGATGTAAATTCCTAATCAAACCATTCCGTAAATAGTTAAGGCGATAACGGTTAAATTTTGTCAGATCATAAATGGCAATAAGAAGTGTCACTAACCACAATATTTCAACCAATCATTTTCCATCGAGCCCTTTAAGCTGggtattttttgaaaaaaggtgatACCTTAGTGAACCCTTAAAATTACACGCGGTTATTAAACGGATATGTGTATGCCCTCAATGAATTAAACGCCGAAGGATATTACCTTTCAAAACATTTCGGTGCGATATATTGTCTATCTAAGGTTAAAAACACCCGTGACAGCCGCAATATAACATTATTTTGTGTGAAAAAGGAAAAGGTTTGCTTTTAATAAGGTGGTAGGTCGAGCGACACGGGGGGGGTTGCTTTGTGTCGTCACTTCCGATAAGTTTTGACAATCAGCTGGGAAGTGCCGTTTTTCTCTCCAGTTGGGTTGATTGAAAACACTCCCAGCGCTGCGGTATAGCTGTCAAATGTTTCTGAACGACTTATTACCATACTTAGCAAGAAGCGAGCGAAGGGTTGGATATGTGTTCATTTCATTAGTGGATTTGCAATGGACGAAAAGCTTAAGTACAAATGTCAAATTCGACCAATCGGAAGTCGCCAATCCAAGTCCATTTCAAAGGTCACGGTGTGATCACGGCACGTTTCTCGAAGGAGAGTGGAATTCCCATAAGATCCAAACCCCTTCCTCTTGCCTTCTGGTGATATTTACAAAGAACCGTCGACTAATTGTAGAGAGCACGGCAATTGTTTTGTAATCCGAGCGGAGAACGGTTAGGCAGATGTTACCTAAGAATAGTCAAGATCTTATCAACAAAAGCAATTGAAGACGGTGACCTCGGTTCACGACGTGACAGCATAAATCAAGCAAATATCCAAGTGTTCGGGAAATTCGACTCTGAAATAGAAGATCCAATTAGTGGTTGCAAAGACGGAATTCTTCGTTTGGTTGAAATCACGAACCTTCTGTTGTTTACAGGCTGATTGATAACGTTTTTCAAAAGGCAACAGGATGTTTGCTGAATAATCGTGCAACCGTGAACTGTAGCGGTAAGCTATTTCTTAATTGTCGTTGCGGGAAAAACAGATATTTGCCTCACGGACAATTGGTTGTGTTTTGAAATTGGTGTGGGGTTTCATACTGTGGATTCCTTGCACATGTTTAGTGTGCCGTTGGACTTTTGTTGTGTGAAACTGTAGGAGTAAACGCTTGCGAAATCCCCGTGATTCTGCTCATGTGAATTGCAATGGCTTCCCCGATTAAACGAATTATGAGCTTAAGGGAGACCAAAGCGAACTCTACGTCGCCACCGATGTCGCTTTCTCCTGGAAATCGAAAACCGAAATTTCTAAAAGTTCTTCGAAGGCATTCTTTCAGCCAAGGAAGGCGAAAGAGCCATGATGAGGAGGCACGAAAAGAGAGAGTGAAAGAGGTCGAAGATTTGCCGACAAAACCAGCAAGAAAATCGTCACAACAAAGCCGCGATTTGGAAGCTTTCGAACAGTATCACAAAGAACTAAAGAGCGCAGTTCACTATTTCATTTTGGTTGTTGACAAATTCCAAAACAACATGGAGATCGTGATGGCGAAGATACCAGATAACTGTTCCATAGTCTTGGAATCAGTAATAAACATAGACAATATGTTGGACACATGTCTTCGGCTCCACAGTTGGAACAACACTGAATTGGTTTCACACCGAAAAGTCATTCATAAAAAAGTCGCGGATTTAACGAGATGGTGTGATATACTATTAGTGAGAGGCAATGTGAAAGGCGATCTCATGGAAGGAGTACAGTTTGTCAAAGCACTAGAGGAAAGTGTTCAAGAACTTGTCCTTCTAGCGATCCCGCGACTTCGCAAGCAAGAACTTAATCATGAAATCAGAAATTCCATCTTCATGTTCGAGGGATCCAGTGAGAGCATACAAGTTGGGGAAGACTGTTCCGAGATTGGGCAGCCCCCATGGTCTGGTTCAAATCGGAGGGACTCTGGTATTAGTGAAGGAAGTCTTGGGGCAACTGATTCATCTAGCAGCAGGCCCTCGCCAACAACTTCACGGGATTCAGGCAGAGGGAGTTACAACTACATCCTTGATTCTGATACCTCTCATCATAATGGCCATTTGGGCCCACCTGAGCCACTAGTAAGGGGTCGGCAGTCTCACAGAAACACATCAAATTACTACCACCAAAGTCTCAATGCTAGTTCAAAGAACTCTGACTGGTCTCTCAGTCAGACGAGTGACTCATCCAGTTACAGATCCTTGCCACAATCTCCTGTTAGCTCTCATGATGAGTTCAGCGGGAATGCTTACTTCTCTGCATCAAGTTCTACAGGGGAAGAAGGATCCTTTTATTCTGCTGATGATGAAGATTCAGATCCTCCCATTATCCAAGCAAAATTTCTTGGTGCTACTGAAAACCACGAAATCTCAACACCTAAGAAGAAATCATTTCAAGTATACATTGAACTTGTTGGAAATTACACACAACCATCTGATGTCATCCTTAAGCGACCTTCATCAGCTTATGAGGGTTACCAGGAAACTTTCAGGAGAAGTATAACTACACAAACCAACTCTCCTGCACATCATACTCCTACGGCATTGAAGAAGGATATCTTTACTTTTCGAAATGTCACTGACTCAGAGCGGTCACACTCATTGCCTCTTCTCCAAAGTCCTGCAAAGGTACAGCTGAACTTTACTCAGGACTTTAATAAGAATATACAAGCGGAAGTCCCCAGGAATAAGCTTCTTCCAGTGGAGGAGGAGAGGCGCCGGAAGCAGAGTAATGCAAGCAGCAGCTCGAGCAGTTTGAGTGGAACTGAAGATGAGGATGTTAATACCCCTGCACTAGATTGCTTGGatgtttccaaatttcttgTTTATCGTCAGGATGAAGATGGACAAACATTGATTGGAGGTGCAATCGATGCGCTTATTGTCCATGCTAGTGGTTCCACCAAGAAAGACTTGGTGTATTATGAAGCATTTCTCACCACTTACAGAACATTTATCTCTCCAAAGAATCTGATTGATAAGCTCCTCTATCGAGAAAGAAGGTTCCGGGAGAAAGGTTGCAAGAAGGCAAGCCagaatgctttttttttacttttgcgaGTAGTTGATGAACTGACAGGGAAAGTTGAAAGGTGCATCTTAGAACAACTGATGAAAGAAGTCTACCGCCTTCTTGTGAATGGACACGTAGTTCTTGGAAAAATTCTTCGTGACAAGATGCTCCCTAAGTGCGAGAACTACTACAGGTCACGTTCCTTATCAGGATTTGTTCATCCAGTGTTTCCTGACCCAACTCAAAAGTACACTGTGCTTGATTTCCATGCAGAAGAATTGGCTAAGCAGCTAACTTTGATTGATGCAAAGAATTTTCATAACATTGAGATTCCAGAAATTCTTGCATGGGGGAAGGAGCAAAAAGAGGAATTATCTCCAAACCTCTGTATTTTCACCGAGCATTTTAACAAGGTGTCTTATTGGTGCCGAACCCATGTTCTGTCTTTTGAGAAACAACGAGACAGAGAACTGGTCTACCTGAAATTTCTTAAGATAATGAAACATTTGCGAAGGTTTAATGACTTTAATTCTTTGCTTGGAATTCTTTCTGCACTGGACTGTTCCGCTGTCAGAAGACTGAACTGGCCAAAGCATTTGCCAGATGGTCTTGCAGAGTATGCGACACTGATTGACAGCACATCATCTTTCAGAGCTTATCGGGATGCTCTGGCCACAGCAGAGCCACCATGCATTCCATATCTTGGGCTCATCCTTCAAGATGTCACATTTGTTTTCCATGGCAACACGGATGAACTTCCTGATGGCAAAGTGAACTTCATGAAGAGGTGGCAGTTATTTAACATTTTAGACAATGTGCGCCGATTTAAACTTACTTCTTATGACTTTGAATGGAATGATCAAATTGCACAGTTGTTTCTTGGAATGAACAATTTCTTGTCAGAGGAAGAACTGTATGAAAAGTCACTCAAGTTGAAACCTCGGGAGTAAAAAGTTTAATCAGTTGGTAAAACAAGTTTCATTCAGATTCTAAATTTGAACAATGGCTCAGTAAAAAAGTAATGCAGACATTTTCGTGTTCATTGGCCTTTCACACTTTCTTTAAGTGTATTTCAGTTTGTCTGATATTTTTGTATTCAATTCATGACAAATTTTTTTGGATATCTTTGGTTGAGATTAAGAAAAAGAGACAGAATAGAATCAAACAGATTAACTATACTGTAAAATCAAATACATTTTTATATTCTGGTACTGGTTGTAGGAGTCATTTTATTCTGCTTAATTTTGTAGTACGGTTAACCTATTTTTGTACAAAACAGTTATGCAAGACTATTGTAGGTCACTTTGTACCTTTTGTAAAGGCAAGATACCAGTTCAGCACAAATTTATTGTGGGTATAGTGTTGCATgtaaaaagttaattttttcacgGTTAGAGGACTAGGATGTGACCATTTTTAGGGGCATGCTCTTTATGTAAAATAAATCACATCTTTCCATCAAATACTTCATTTCCTATCACTTGATATATCTTATCCCCTTCCCTTGCATATAAAGTATTTTGACACAGTGACATCAGTATGTTAGAGTTACAATATTCTTGCAGTTGATGTATTGATTCTTTTAATTCATGATACATTAATAGTTGCTCTTTGGCTTTCCTATTTTGTGACAAATGTCTTGAGGATTAGAACATGTTGAAACAGAATTTTAAGTGGCTTgacaaattacatttttgaaaaacgattttgtgtaaataataaatttttaatcacTCTAGGCTTGaaggttttatttttaaaaaagatgatACTTTTGCAGGTAATATTAAAGGTGGACACAGTGACTTAAATAGAATTACTGTACTTGTTTTCAGAGGTTTCATTTCAATGTTACTGCAATAATTATTTGTCAAAATATTGCTTACAGTTGCAAATAATTTATGTGTCATTTACTGTGTTGAATAATAAGATTCTTCATTACAgtaaaaaaatcaaactttcaaaatgcaaaaactTGGTTTGGTAAAACTTAAAATTATAtaactttgttttgaatttgagTCTTTATGAAACAGGTTACCTCCAATGGCgaatttttgtttactttttacctATTAGtagggagagaaaaaatatttatttgtgctGGAGGAACCTTACTTTCAattcctgaaatttatttatcatATGGTTTACCCTCTCAGGAAGTACTTTGCATTTCTGAAAATTATAAATATAGACTTACAAAATAATCCTGGAAAAGAATGTATTCTATTAATGTAATGATGGTAATCAGAACCTGCTAGAATTATTTTCGGGAATATGAAAAATGTGAAACATTGAGGGAACCGTGGAAAACCAGTTTGCCTTATATTAAGTTGGATGTACCAGAGAAGACTCACTTCTTTCTTCTGAGAAGAtagcaatgaaaaaaaatattctaacTGATAATATACATCAACAAAGATGAAAAAGTTTCATTTGCGACTTCATATGTTAGCCGGATTTTGTAGATTAGTATTTGTTGTTGGTAATCCGACTCGGGGGCTAATTTTTTTCGCAAATGGTTACAAATCCCTTTTGTGATATACTTTCACTAGTTGAAAGGGATTTACATGAAAATAAGAATGGACCTCATAGATAGCTTTTGCCAGTGACAAAATGAGGAATTCTTGGAAATTTGGTAAACAGATAATGAGATTATTACCAGTTTAggatttttttgcaaatgaaataaCGGAAGGGTTTCTAAGTTGGAGAATTGCCTCGGTGATTGGTTGTTTGATCGAAGAGTTTTGCAGGTTTTTGTGCCAATTATACTATATTTTTGCTCCATCGGACAGAAATGTTAGATAGCTGGGGAGATAGTATCGTTCACAATAGGTGCTAAAAATATCTTGAAAGATTTCCATTTTGGTTTTCTAGGGCAATGCACAGCTGCGCTTGGTCATTTAGATTTATGAAATATATAGATGTTCTGGATAAAATGCACGTCAACAAAAGATTAAAGATGAACTGTGCTCTTGTTTTGGGGTTAAAAAGGATTCTTCTGCACATGTTCCCCAAACCGCTTAAGCACGCGATCGAACTGTGTCATCATGTCGCGATTCGATCTCTCTGTTTTTGGAACCGAAGTATTTTAAACACGAAAGTTATTTGGACACACCCCACTAGAAACTGAAAGGAATGTAAAGAATcttcaaagggaaaaaaacatcC of the Montipora capricornis isolate CH-2021 chromosome 7, ASM3666992v2, whole genome shotgun sequence genome contains:
- the LOC138056698 gene encoding rap guanine nucleotide exchange factor 1-like, which encodes MASPIKRIMSLRETKANSTSPPMSLSPGNRKPKFLKVLRRHSFSQGRRKSHDEEARKERVKEVEDLPTKPARKSSQQSRDLEAFEQYHKELKSAVHYFILVVDKFQNNMEIVMAKIPDNCSIVLESVINIDNMLDTCLRLHSWNNTELVSHRKVIHKKVADLTRWCDILLVRGNVKGDLMEGVQFVKALEESVQELVLLAIPRLRKQELNHEIRNSIFMFEGSSESIQVGEDCSEIGQPPWSGSNRRDSGISEGSLGATDSSSSRPSPTTSRDSGRGSYNYILDSDTSHHNGHLGPPEPLVRGRQSHRNTSNYYHQSLNASSKNSDWSLSQTSDSSSYRSLPQSPVSSHDEFSGNAYFSASSSTGEEGSFYSADDEDSDPPIIQAKFLGATENHEISTPKKKSFQVYIELVGNYTQPSDVILKRPSSAYEGYQETFRRSITTQTNSPAHHTPTALKKDIFTFRNVTDSERSHSLPLLQSPAKVQLNFTQDFNKNIQAEVPRNKLLPVEEERRRKQSNASSSSSSLSGTEDEDVNTPALDCLDVSKFLVYRQDEDGQTLIGGAIDALIVHASGSTKKDLVYYEAFLTTYRTFISPKNLIDKLLYRERRFREKGCKKASQNAFFLLLRVVDELTGKVERCILEQLMKEVYRLLVNGHVVLGKILRDKMLPKCENYYRSRSLSGFVHPVFPDPTQKYTVLDFHAEELAKQLTLIDAKNFHNIEIPEILAWGKEQKEELSPNLCIFTEHFNKVSYWCRTHVLSFEKQRDRELVYLKFLKIMKHLRRFNDFNSLLGILSALDCSAVRRLNWPKHLPDGLAEYATLIDSTSSFRAYRDALATAEPPCIPYLGLILQDVTFVFHGNTDELPDGKVNFMKRWQLFNILDNVRRFKLTSYDFEWNDQIAQLFLGMNNFLSEEELYEKSLKLKPRE